From the genome of Nitratireductor thuwali, one region includes:
- a CDS encoding TRAP transporter large permease: MDDPIVGILGFVGTIVLIALRVPISIALGVSGMVGLYLLLGWPATTGLVQTSVYGFAASWSLSAIPLFLFMGALLEKSNLIAKIFRAARLWLSGLPGGLAMAVNVSSAAFATVSGSSMATAAAMGRMAIPEMLAAGYSKRLAAGCVASAGTLGSLIPPSVLMILYGLLAEVSISDMLLAGLLPGLLTMIVYMLAILIVANVRPVSAPRIDILPSLSERLNSLKGVWPLPILFVLLLGGMYFGFITPTEAAAMGALLSLVYGLAMRGFTLKGLVEATVNTLNSTAQIFMIAIGAVIFTRFLAVSGLNPFLVEAIQDASFHPVFLFMAVSVMFVILGMFLDPIGVMLLSIPVVIPIFDELGYNLIYIGVIIVKFVEIGLLTPPIGLNAFVVKSVVGDEISLTDIFKGIGIFLACELIIMILLIGIPEISLIIPERLS; encoded by the coding sequence GTGGATGATCCGATCGTTGGCATCCTGGGTTTCGTCGGGACGATAGTGCTGATCGCCCTGCGGGTTCCGATCAGCATCGCTCTTGGCGTGAGCGGGATGGTGGGTCTCTACCTTCTGCTCGGCTGGCCGGCCACCACCGGGCTGGTGCAGACGTCGGTGTATGGCTTCGCCGCGAGCTGGAGCCTTTCGGCGATCCCTCTTTTTCTGTTCATGGGCGCTCTTTTGGAAAAATCGAATCTGATTGCCAAGATTTTCCGGGCCGCGAGGCTTTGGCTGAGCGGTCTGCCGGGAGGTTTGGCAATGGCGGTCAACGTCTCGTCCGCCGCCTTTGCGACGGTGTCGGGCTCGAGCATGGCCACCGCGGCGGCCATGGGCCGGATGGCCATTCCCGAAATGCTGGCCGCCGGATACAGCAAGAGGCTTGCGGCCGGATGTGTGGCCAGTGCCGGAACGCTGGGCTCGCTCATTCCGCCGAGCGTGCTGATGATCCTCTACGGTCTGCTTGCGGAAGTATCCATCAGCGATATGCTGCTGGCAGGCTTGTTGCCGGGGCTCCTGACCATGATCGTCTACATGCTGGCGATCCTTATCGTTGCCAATGTTAGGCCGGTTTCGGCGCCGCGGATAGACATCCTCCCCAGCCTCAGCGAGCGGCTGAACAGCCTGAAGGGCGTCTGGCCCCTGCCGATCCTGTTCGTGCTGCTGCTGGGTGGGATGTATTTCGGCTTCATCACCCCGACCGAAGCTGCCGCCATGGGTGCGTTGTTGTCTCTGGTCTATGGGCTTGCGATGCGCGGCTTTACGCTGAAAGGCCTTGTCGAGGCAACGGTCAACACGCTTAATAGCACTGCGCAGATCTTCATGATCGCCATCGGGGCGGTGATCTTCACGCGGTTCCTAGCGGTCTCGGGGCTGAACCCCTTTCTGGTCGAGGCGATCCAGGATGCGAGTTTTCATCCTGTTTTCCTGTTCATGGCCGTATCGGTCATGTTCGTCATCCTAGGAATGTTCCTCGATCCGATCGGTGTCATGCTTCTGTCGATTCCGGTCGTCATCCCGATATTCGACGAGCTTGGATACAACCTCATCTATATCGGCGTCATCATCGTAAAATTCGTCGAGATCGGATTGCTGACTCCCCCGATCGGACTGAATGCCTTCGTCGTCAAGAGCGTTGTCGGAGACGAGATCAGCCTTACCGATATCTTCAAGGGTATCGGCATCTTTCTGGCCTGCGAGCTGATCATCATGATCCTGCTGATCGGGATACCAGAGATTTCGCTAATCATCCCCGAACGCCTCTCATGA